In Aquimarina spinulae, a single window of DNA contains:
- the nudC gene encoding NAD(+) diphosphatase encodes MKKQYYSNPFFDRAAENRRTSSVISSNDVLIISFQHKFYFFQEKERKELALFPLELFKQVSLNSSFLGVQKGKKIWTADLTEADVKSVSKILKGGWFCDVRDLVDQLENEQAALLAYALGINKWHQITKFCGACGADTKNWENGHSKKCKNPKCSTIFYPQISPAIIVLIEYKPKEGQPLCLLNKRKIDNGYMCSTFAGFVEIGESLEDAVVREMKEEVNVAVTNLRYVDSQPWSFSSSLMMGFVAEVEHTEFEVDGEEIMDAAWFSAEQIHESVSKEELILSRPDSIARFLIETWANNNLNKML; translated from the coding sequence ATGAAAAAACAATATTATAGTAATCCATTTTTTGATAGAGCAGCTGAAAACAGAAGAACTTCTTCAGTGATTTCTTCAAATGATGTTTTGATTATTTCGTTTCAACATAAATTTTATTTCTTTCAAGAAAAGGAAAGAAAAGAGTTAGCTTTATTTCCATTAGAATTATTTAAACAGGTTTCTCTTAACAGTTCTTTTTTAGGAGTACAGAAAGGCAAAAAAATCTGGACAGCCGACTTAACAGAAGCAGATGTAAAAAGTGTTTCAAAAATTTTAAAAGGGGGCTGGTTTTGTGATGTTCGGGATTTGGTGGATCAATTAGAAAATGAACAGGCAGCACTTTTGGCGTATGCTTTAGGGATAAATAAGTGGCATCAAATAACCAAGTTTTGTGGTGCTTGTGGAGCAGATACTAAAAACTGGGAAAATGGACATAGCAAAAAATGTAAAAACCCAAAATGCTCTACTATTTTCTATCCACAAATCTCACCAGCTATTATTGTACTTATTGAGTATAAACCAAAAGAAGGGCAACCATTATGTTTGTTGAATAAAAGAAAAATTGATAATGGATATATGTGTTCCACATTTGCAGGGTTTGTCGAAATTGGAGAAAGCCTTGAAGATGCTGTAGTAAGAGAAATGAAAGAAGAAGTGAATGTAGCTGTAACTAATTTACGCTATGTCGACTCGCAACCATGGTCATTTTCATCTTCTTTAATGATGGGATTTGTTGCCGAAGTAGAACATACAGAATTTGAGGTTGATGGCGAAGAAATTATGGATGCTGCCTGGTTTTCGGCAGAACAAATACATGAGAGTGTATCAAAAGAAGAACTAATACTTTCGAGACCAGATTCGATAGCTAGATTTTTAATAGAAACTTGGGCGAATAACAACCTAAACAAAATGTTATGA
- a CDS encoding SprT-like domain-containing protein: protein MKEILRKYIPERSVDKAFDLVIKCNVHLKIVNERVTRHGDYRKMPDGRHQITVNASLNKYRFLITLIHEVAHLVAFEKYGRYIKPHGIEWKRTFQQLMLPYINPEVFPAKLLPVIAHHFKNPRASSDTDEKLSLALKQYDPANDKNYIFELPLGSVFRLYNGKVFKKGNKKVKRYECVELNTGRIYLFNPNAEVELLN, encoded by the coding sequence TTGAAAGAAATATTAAGGAAATATATTCCAGAACGATCTGTAGATAAGGCATTTGATCTCGTTATAAAATGTAATGTACATCTTAAAATTGTCAATGAGAGAGTTACTCGACATGGAGATTATCGCAAAATGCCGGATGGGAGACACCAGATTACTGTAAATGCATCTCTTAATAAATACCGTTTCCTTATTACCTTGATTCATGAAGTAGCACATCTTGTTGCTTTTGAGAAGTATGGGCGTTATATAAAACCACATGGGATAGAATGGAAAAGAACCTTTCAGCAATTAATGTTGCCCTATATTAATCCCGAAGTATTCCCAGCTAAATTATTACCTGTTATAGCACATCATTTTAAAAACCCAAGAGCTAGTAGCGATACCGATGAAAAATTATCATTAGCATTAAAACAATATGATCCTGCTAATGATAAAAATTATATCTTTGAGTTACCCCTCGGAAGTGTCTTCCGTTTATACAATGGAAAAGTCTTTAAGAAAGGTAATAAGAAAGTAAAGCGCTATGAATGCGTAGAACTTAATACAGGCAGAATTTACCTTTTTAACCCAAACGCAGAAGTTGAATTATTAAATTGA
- a CDS encoding AraC family transcriptional regulator has translation MMSEQEIEKYHFLKDEPQKRQFDIYDLAEYQKTNSQHSSKPHTHSFYQIIWFKSNKGKHFIDFEEYDIKKNRIFFIAKNQIHFFEKRQDYSGLLLHFNESFILNNETDINFFLTYSIFNNHQEPFYQVPNEQEHQILSYFQQIENETKNSGEFGNQMILSNVLKAFLLRIEREKRKNGKTIKTDLSRNFTYLKFRDLLEHNFNQNWSVSNYADELSISTKTLNSIIKSEMGKTTSQVIADRILLEAKRKLIHTNARINQIGYDLGFQDPYYFIKYFKKHLKISPSEFRKTIS, from the coding sequence ATGATGTCAGAACAAGAAATCGAAAAATATCATTTTCTAAAAGATGAACCCCAAAAGAGGCAGTTTGATATTTATGATTTGGCCGAATATCAAAAAACGAATTCTCAACATTCTTCAAAACCACATACACATAGTTTTTATCAGATTATTTGGTTTAAAAGCAATAAAGGAAAGCATTTTATAGATTTTGAAGAGTATGATATTAAAAAAAACAGGATTTTTTTTATTGCTAAAAATCAGATTCATTTTTTTGAAAAACGCCAGGACTATAGTGGTTTATTGCTTCATTTTAATGAATCATTTATTTTAAATAATGAAACCGATATCAACTTTTTTCTTACCTACTCTATATTCAATAATCACCAAGAACCCTTCTATCAGGTTCCTAATGAACAGGAACACCAGATTTTAAGTTATTTTCAGCAAATAGAAAATGAAACTAAGAATAGTGGTGAGTTTGGTAACCAAATGATTCTATCTAATGTACTAAAAGCTTTTTTGCTTCGTATAGAACGTGAGAAGCGAAAAAATGGTAAAACAATCAAAACAGACTTAAGCCGTAATTTTACATATCTCAAGTTTAGAGACCTTTTAGAGCATAATTTTAATCAAAACTGGTCTGTATCCAATTATGCAGATGAGCTTTCCATTTCAACAAAAACACTTAATTCTATTATTAAATCCGAAATGGGGAAAACAACTTCGCAAGTGATTGCCGATAGAATCCTTTTGGAAGCCAAAAGAAAATTGATACATACTAATGCACGTATAAACCAAATCGGATATGATTTAGGATTTCAAGATCCTTATTATTTTATCAAGTATTTTAAAAAACATCTTAAAATCTCTCCCTCAGAGTTTAGGAAAACGATTTCCTAA
- a CDS encoding YciI family protein has translation MFIINFNFVKPIEEVNRFTEAHRSYISEQYNTGKFIIGGPKSPRTGGIVIANCDSEEEVYEILDKDPLIQKEIAEYSIIEFTPVMSTTDLNHYHK, from the coding sequence ATGTTTATTATCAATTTTAATTTTGTTAAACCAATAGAAGAAGTTAATCGTTTTACTGAAGCCCACCGTAGTTATATTTCAGAACAATACAACACAGGGAAATTTATAATAGGGGGGCCCAAATCACCAAGAACAGGAGGAATTGTAATCGCAAATTGCGACTCTGAAGAAGAAGTTTATGAAATCTTAGATAAAGATCCGCTAATACAAAAAGAAATAGCAGAATATAGTATAATAGAATTCACCCCTGTAATGAGTACAACAGATTTAAATCACTATCATAAATAA
- a CDS encoding winged helix-turn-helix transcriptional regulator gives MATPKPGKPVRGSKTGQPIMALFDLLGRSWAMGIIWHLYRGPSTFRKLQEYCESISPTTLNKRLKELTESHLIERSIDGYMLTKQGKELFELLSPLGKWAKTWANNYSSK, from the coding sequence ATGGCAACACCAAAACCAGGAAAACCAGTTAGAGGATCAAAAACCGGACAACCCATCATGGCTCTTTTCGATCTGTTAGGAAGAAGTTGGGCTATGGGAATAATATGGCATCTGTATAGAGGTCCAAGTACATTTAGGAAATTACAAGAGTATTGCGAATCAATTTCTCCCACTACGTTAAATAAGAGATTAAAGGAGCTTACAGAATCTCATCTTATTGAGCGTTCTATTGATGGATATATGTTAACTAAGCAAGGGAAAGAACTATTCGAATTATTATCTCCACTAGGTAAATGGGCAAAAACCTGGGCAAATAACTATAGCTCGAAATGA
- a CDS encoding cupin domain-containing protein, translated as METKEKKFSSKDFHETFARPKFVMPDTLIHKNVENAGVHDQFSTERKHPVFFIDLPSKNVSMTIGGLLPDQMTNKHRHTYETLLYVIEGEGYTEIEDVRVDWKAGDAVYIPSWTWHRHKNLSSTKNAKYIASENAPQLQNLGVALREEEGRDL; from the coding sequence ATGGAAACTAAAGAAAAAAAATTCAGTTCAAAAGATTTTCATGAAACTTTTGCAAGACCAAAATTTGTAATGCCAGACACATTAATACATAAAAATGTAGAAAATGCAGGGGTACACGATCAATTCTCTACAGAAAGAAAACATCCTGTTTTTTTTATAGATCTACCTAGTAAAAATGTAAGTATGACGATTGGAGGTTTGTTACCAGACCAAATGACAAACAAACATAGGCATACGTATGAAACATTATTGTATGTAATCGAAGGAGAAGGGTATACCGAAATAGAAGATGTGAGAGTAGATTGGAAAGCAGGGGATGCTGTTTACATTCCCAGTTGGACCTGGCATCGTCATAAAAATTTGAGTAGTACAAAAAATGCAAAATACATTGCCAGTGAAAATGCACCCCAGCTTCAAAACTTAGGTGTAGCACTTCGTGAAGAAGAAGGTAGAGATTTATAA
- a CDS encoding alpha/beta fold hydrolase, whose protein sequence is MKIKVLDGIFIRYNIVDKTKQSIWFLHGFADSGLAYKEVFNSDLASEFNLYIVDLPGFGVSPINSEYVSIKEQADLLSQVIERETENNIKTNIVAHSIGALIGTWVCQQLASKINYYINIEGNLTEADSYFSSKPLQYNTAKEFTQSFEKRIFENAIKEERYKRYYCSFRFAEPQGMRNWGITSQEHIKDNKCGFEFKDLTCNKIYIWGDLDTPKDTQRFIKEHNIPNKLYKGVGHWHMIENSKHFYADVSEIIKKVYSI, encoded by the coding sequence ATGAAAATAAAAGTTCTTGACGGTATATTTATAAGGTATAATATTGTAGATAAAACCAAACAATCAATTTGGTTCTTACATGGATTTGCTGATTCTGGTTTAGCCTATAAAGAGGTTTTTAACTCTGATCTTGCGTCAGAATTTAATCTTTATATTGTAGATCTTCCTGGGTTTGGAGTTAGTCCTATAAACTCTGAATATGTATCGATTAAAGAGCAAGCAGATTTACTTTCACAAGTAATAGAAAGAGAAACAGAGAACAACATAAAAACAAATATTGTTGCACATTCGATTGGTGCACTTATAGGAACCTGGGTTTGCCAACAATTAGCAAGTAAGATTAATTACTATATTAATATAGAAGGAAACCTAACAGAGGCAGATAGCTATTTTTCAAGCAAGCCTTTACAATATAATACAGCAAAAGAATTTACTCAATCCTTTGAGAAAAGGATTTTTGAAAATGCAATCAAAGAAGAACGATATAAAAGATATTATTGCAGCTTTAGGTTTGCCGAACCACAGGGAATGCGTAACTGGGGGATTACAAGCCAGGAACACATTAAGGATAATAAATGCGGGTTTGAGTTCAAAGACTTAACTTGTAATAAGATCTATATATGGGGTGATTTGGATACTCCAAAAGACACCCAGAGATTTATAAAAGAACATAATATCCCAAACAAGCTTTATAAAGGCGTAGGGCACTGGCATATGATAGAAAATTCAAAGCATTTCTATGCCGATGTAAGTGAAATTATAAAAAAAGTATACTCCATATAA
- a CDS encoding GNAT family N-acetyltransferase, whose translation MTRIEIVTERTKLRLITLSDLDSIHKLHSLPETDEYNTLGIPIHIEETKSIIEPWIEENQLHEIKNYTFAIETKSDGKFLGLFGLKIGNKKYNRGEIWYKIHSDYWKKGYATESLRAVIDFGFETLKLHRIEAGCAVDNIGSIKVLEKVGMIREGRGRQILPLKSGWSDNFGYSILETDKRKNN comes from the coding sequence ATGACCAGAATCGAAATAGTAACAGAAAGAACGAAATTAAGATTGATTACGTTATCGGATTTAGATTCGATTCATAAATTACATTCTTTACCCGAGACTGATGAATATAATACCTTGGGAATTCCAATACATATTGAAGAAACTAAATCTATAATAGAGCCCTGGATTGAAGAAAATCAATTGCATGAAATAAAGAATTATACATTTGCAATTGAAACTAAATCTGATGGAAAATTCTTAGGCCTATTTGGGTTAAAAATCGGAAATAAAAAATATAATAGAGGAGAAATTTGGTATAAGATACATTCTGATTATTGGAAAAAAGGATACGCCACAGAATCTTTAAGAGCAGTAATAGATTTTGGATTTGAAACTCTCAAATTACATCGAATAGAAGCTGGATGCGCAGTAGATAATATTGGTTCTATAAAGGTTCTTGAGAAAGTAGGAATGATAAGAGAAGGAAGAGGTAGGCAAATATTACCTTTAAAATCGGGATGGTCAGACAATTTTGGATACTCGATACTTGAAACTGATAAAAGAAAAAATAATTAA
- a CDS encoding PLP-dependent aminotransferase family protein — protein sequence MLRPWKLQIKIDLTSKKAIYLQIADAIIDAIKNEQLHKNQALPGSRQLAELIKVNRNTVVEGLNVLIAEGWLVSKERKGTFVANVFPKQDQHKSVYRQNTTDDKHSSKPLIVFDDGFPDSRLAPTTALARAYRQIFNRKARWQMMGYSNELGDSEFRNAMVQMLNFKRGMNTSIHEICITRGSQMAMYLTSHCLLEKNDFVLIENPGYKPAWRAFESIGANLLPVSIDDQGLSIDDVKYYLKKHKKIKALYTTPHHQFPTTVTMSLQRRLELISLSNQYGFTIIEDDYDNEFHFGYRPVLPISSFDNVQHFIYIGTLSKIIAPALRIGYLVGSQSFVKKAGDLRKIIDVQGDNIMEQAILQLIKDGEVKRHLKKTSAIYKAKRDYFETLLHTYLKEKVSFSKPDGGLAFWLVPKKEVDVFQIAKKLNMQGIDIITPNKFSFINPIHGFRLGYASLSEEHLKKGVIALSKLL from the coding sequence ATGCTTAGACCTTGGAAACTTCAAATTAAAATCGATCTTACTAGTAAGAAAGCTATATATCTACAAATTGCAGATGCTATTATTGATGCAATTAAAAATGAGCAATTACATAAAAACCAGGCTTTACCGGGAAGCAGACAATTAGCAGAATTAATAAAAGTAAACAGGAATACGGTTGTTGAAGGTTTAAACGTCTTAATCGCAGAAGGGTGGCTTGTTTCTAAAGAAAGAAAAGGAACATTTGTGGCTAATGTTTTTCCTAAACAGGATCAACATAAAAGTGTTTACAGGCAAAATACTACAGATGACAAGCATTCATCAAAACCATTGATCGTTTTTGACGACGGGTTTCCGGATAGTAGACTTGCTCCTACCACGGCATTAGCAAGAGCATACAGGCAAATTTTTAATCGCAAAGCTCGTTGGCAAATGATGGGGTACAGTAATGAACTCGGGGATTCTGAGTTTAGAAATGCAATGGTACAAATGCTAAATTTTAAACGAGGGATGAATACTTCAATTCATGAAATTTGCATCACCAGAGGTAGCCAAATGGCAATGTATTTAACAAGTCATTGTTTATTAGAAAAAAATGATTTTGTATTAATAGAAAATCCAGGATATAAACCAGCATGGCGAGCTTTTGAGAGTATTGGAGCCAATCTTCTTCCTGTTTCGATAGATGATCAAGGGTTAAGTATCGATGATGTAAAGTATTATTTAAAAAAGCATAAAAAGATAAAAGCATTATACACAACTCCTCATCATCAATTTCCCACAACTGTAACCATGAGCCTGCAAAGACGTTTAGAATTAATCTCATTATCTAATCAATATGGATTTACCATCATTGAGGATGATTACGATAATGAATTTCATTTTGGATACAGGCCAGTTTTACCGATTTCTAGTTTTGATAACGTTCAGCATTTTATTTACATAGGAACATTAAGTAAGATCATTGCACCTGCCCTGCGTATTGGTTATTTGGTGGGAAGCCAAAGTTTTGTAAAAAAGGCAGGAGATCTTCGTAAAATTATTGATGTACAGGGTGATAATATCATGGAGCAAGCCATTTTACAATTAATAAAAGACGGAGAAGTAAAACGTCATTTAAAAAAGACTTCGGCGATATATAAAGCCAAAAGAGACTATTTCGAAACCTTACTTCATACATATCTAAAAGAAAAAGTATCTTTTAGTAAACCAGATGGAGGGCTTGCTTTTTGGTTGGTTCCTAAAAAAGAAGTGGATGTTTTTCAGATTGCCAAAAAACTAAACATGCAAGGTATAGATATTATTACGCCTAATAAATTTAGTTTTATCAACCCCATACATGGTTTCCGTTTAGGGTATGCATCATTATCCGAAGAACATTTAAAAAAAGGAGTTATTGCGCTTTCTAAGTTATTATAA
- a CDS encoding DUF389 domain-containing protein, whose translation MTENTNQPVPDQDEMAETVKRDAKGLFASANTFVRELLDIRSETDKDQTIEDVKNDIPFKGHNAWILIFSVFVASIGLNVSSTAVVIGAMLISPLMGPIVGIGLSIAINDIDTLRRSLVNLGVMVGLSVLAATLYFWASPLTELTPELESRTAPTILDVLVAVFGGLALIVAKSKKGTMPNAIAGVAIATALMPPLCTVGYGIAEWKLEYALGALYLFSINATFIALSTFIVSKLLRFPMLRYANSAKRKRIARLASLLAILVMIPASYTFYVTLNESNAERDYKAFKANEIDANENLYLRKDFYDYNNESIKLYFDGEINEATVSDLQNEIKKYTSISDFALAINGNKSRGIDQVSKAYDRSIVQLNRVEKENDKLLDEIEDLKIKIAGLETQLKEANKVVPVTIMPYASIAKDAKIRFPDLAELGYGEVQKSNFLKVDTVQVIFPRWKFQVSDSLNAIRVNKLQEWITKEMKADTLYVE comes from the coding sequence ATGACAGAAAATACAAATCAACCCGTTCCTGATCAGGACGAGATGGCAGAAACAGTAAAGAGAGATGCCAAAGGCCTTTTTGCCAGTGCTAATACATTTGTTAGAGAACTATTAGATATAAGATCAGAGACAGATAAGGATCAAACAATAGAGGATGTTAAAAATGATATCCCTTTTAAAGGACATAATGCCTGGATTCTTATTTTTTCGGTATTTGTAGCGTCTATTGGTCTTAATGTAAGTTCTACGGCAGTAGTGATAGGAGCGATGTTAATTTCTCCATTAATGGGACCAATTGTTGGAATTGGATTATCTATTGCTATTAATGATATTGATACATTAAGAAGATCTCTGGTTAATCTGGGTGTGATGGTAGGTCTAAGTGTTCTTGCTGCCACATTATATTTTTGGGCTTCTCCTTTAACAGAATTAACTCCAGAGTTAGAATCCAGGACAGCACCTACTATCTTGGATGTATTAGTTGCAGTTTTTGGAGGTTTGGCACTAATTGTCGCCAAATCTAAAAAAGGAACAATGCCTAATGCTATAGCAGGAGTAGCTATTGCTACTGCGTTAATGCCACCTCTATGTACAGTAGGGTATGGTATTGCAGAGTGGAAATTAGAGTATGCCCTGGGAGCACTGTATTTGTTTTCTATTAATGCCACATTTATTGCTTTATCTACATTTATCGTTTCCAAATTATTGCGTTTCCCAATGTTGCGGTATGCTAATTCTGCAAAAAGAAAACGTATAGCACGACTTGCCTCTTTACTAGCAATATTAGTAATGATACCTGCGAGTTATACATTCTATGTAACTCTTAATGAGAGTAATGCAGAACGGGATTATAAGGCATTTAAAGCTAATGAAATTGATGCTAATGAAAACTTGTACCTCAGAAAAGATTTCTATGATTATAATAATGAATCTATAAAATTATATTTTGATGGAGAGATTAATGAGGCTACCGTTAGTGATTTGCAAAATGAAATTAAAAAATATACCAGTATTAGTGATTTTGCATTGGCAATAAATGGTAATAAGTCAAGAGGTATTGATCAAGTATCCAAAGCATATGATAGGTCTATAGTGCAGTTAAATCGTGTAGAAAAAGAAAATGATAAGCTTCTGGATGAAATTGAAGACCTTAAGATTAAGATAGCCGGTCTAGAAACTCAACTCAAAGAAGCAAATAAGGTAGTTCCGGTAACCATAATGCCGTATGCCAGTATAGCCAAAGATGCAAAAATACGATTCCCAGATTTGGCAGAACTAGGATATGGCGAGGTACAAAAATCAAATTTCTTAAAAGTAGATACCGTGCAAGTTATCTTTCCTAGATGGAAATTTCAGGTATCCGATAGTCTTAATGCTATTAGGGTAAACAAACTGCAAGAATGGATTACCAAAGAAATGAAGGCAGATACATTGTATGTAGAATAA
- a CDS encoding mannose-1-phosphate guanylyltransferase encodes MNKNYYAILMAGGVGSRFWPVSTSEFPKQFHDMLGTGETLIQRTFSRLAKIVPKENIFILTNERYNDLVLEQLPEAEQRQVVTEPAMRNTAPCILYAALKIQKDNPDAVMVVAPSDHWIEDEDAFITNLEYSFTACLEHDILMTLGIQPTFPNTGYGYIQYNKESEEAKKKVAQFTEKPDYDTAKKFLSEGNYLWNAGIFIWSVQSIITAFAKFQQQMTALFEKGSVVYNTMQENDFIQENYPLAENISIDYAILEKADNVYVLPATFDWNDLGTWGSLYDKLDKTKANNAVVNARVLPEDASGNMIRTSNDKIVVVDGLKDYIIIDKEEVLLIYPKKKEQDIKKVLKKVKETYGEQYG; translated from the coding sequence ATGAACAAAAATTATTATGCAATATTGATGGCAGGTGGAGTAGGGTCAAGGTTTTGGCCTGTGAGCACTTCAGAATTTCCAAAACAGTTTCACGATATGTTAGGAACAGGAGAAACACTGATCCAACGTACATTTTCACGTCTGGCTAAGATTGTTCCCAAAGAAAATATATTTATTCTTACCAACGAGCGATATAATGATTTGGTTTTAGAGCAGTTACCAGAAGCAGAGCAACGACAGGTAGTAACCGAGCCTGCAATGCGTAATACAGCACCATGTATCCTATATGCAGCATTAAAGATCCAGAAGGACAACCCTGATGCAGTGATGGTAGTTGCACCTAGTGATCATTGGATAGAGGATGAAGATGCATTTATAACAAATCTAGAATATAGTTTTACAGCATGTTTAGAACATGATATTTTGATGACCTTGGGAATTCAACCCACCTTTCCTAATACGGGATATGGTTATATTCAATATAATAAAGAAAGCGAAGAGGCTAAGAAAAAAGTAGCTCAATTTACAGAAAAACCAGATTATGATACTGCCAAAAAGTTTTTAAGTGAAGGAAACTATTTATGGAATGCGGGGATTTTTATCTGGAGTGTGCAAAGTATTATAACTGCTTTCGCCAAATTTCAGCAACAGATGACTGCTTTATTTGAAAAAGGGTCGGTCGTCTATAATACGATGCAGGAGAACGATTTTATACAAGAAAATTATCCGCTGGCAGAGAACATATCTATCGATTATGCTATTTTGGAGAAAGCAGATAATGTATACGTGCTTCCGGCAACTTTTGATTGGAATGACTTGGGAACCTGGGGGTCGTTATATGATAAATTAGATAAAACAAAAGCTAATAATGCTGTAGTTAATGCCAGAGTATTGCCAGAAGATGCATCTGGTAATATGATTAGAACATCTAATGATAAAATTGTGGTAGTCGATGGGCTTAAGGATTATATTATTATAGACAAAGAAGAGGTACTTTTGATTTATCCCAAAAAGAAAGAACAGGATATTAAAAAGGTACTTAAAAAAGTAAAAGAAACCTACGGAGAACAATACGGATAA
- a CDS encoding DUF4269 domain-containing protein encodes MTDFRNIAYLKFGNIRQRKAYDTLLGLDIMQVLKAYTPILTGTIPIDIDVPQSDLDIICKCEDHAKFSNMVIGLFQKEKGFAISTRTYGKTKRTICRFRSNGFDIEIFGQNIPTEQQDAYRHMIVEHKILKEKGVEFRSKIKELKSNGVKTEQAFAQLLGLKGDPYKELLKLRY; translated from the coding sequence ATGACAGATTTTAGAAATATAGCGTATTTAAAATTTGGAAATATTCGGCAAAGAAAAGCATATGACACCTTATTAGGTTTGGATATTATGCAAGTATTGAAGGCATATACCCCGATTCTTACAGGAACTATACCTATTGATATTGATGTACCGCAAAGTGATCTGGATATCATTTGTAAATGCGAAGACCATGCAAAATTTTCAAACATGGTTATTGGGTTATTTCAAAAAGAAAAAGGCTTTGCGATTTCGACCCGAACATATGGTAAAACAAAAAGAACGATTTGCCGGTTTCGATCCAATGGATTTGATATTGAGATTTTCGGACAAAATATTCCTACAGAACAACAAGATGCGTATAGACATATGATCGTAGAACATAAGATTTTGAAGGAAAAAGGAGTTGAGTTTCGGTCCAAAATAAAGGAGTTAAAATCTAATGGAGTGAAAACCGAACAAGCATTTGCTCAACTCTTAGGTTTGAAAGGAGATCCTTATAAGGAACTATTAAAATTGAGATATTAA
- a CDS encoding DinB family protein — protein MRKIDKPISGEFPSYSSMYMDLLQDDGKILNHLWDNFITIKNFIYNLPEEKLYHKYAKNKWTIKEILVHIIDDERIFSYRALRYARNDKTPLPGFEEKDYAIYSKANERSLESIFDEYEMVRKSTIALFKYLPDDCFMRSGISVGNINKRTVRGLAYHIAGHELRHFNIIKERYLDIKPE, from the coding sequence ATGAGGAAAATTGATAAACCTATTTCTGGTGAGTTTCCTTCTTACTCTAGTATGTACATGGATTTGTTGCAGGATGACGGCAAAATTTTAAATCATTTGTGGGATAATTTCATTACCATCAAGAATTTTATATACAATTTGCCAGAAGAAAAATTGTACCACAAGTATGCTAAGAATAAGTGGACTATTAAAGAAATCCTGGTGCATATTATAGATGATGAACGTATTTTTTCATACCGGGCATTACGATATGCGAGAAATGATAAAACACCTTTACCTGGGTTCGAAGAAAAAGATTATGCAATTTATTCTAAAGCTAATGAGCGAAGTTTAGAAAGCATATTTGATGAATATGAGATGGTTAGAAAATCGACCATAGCCCTTTTTAAATACTTACCTGATGATTGTTTTATGAGGAGTGGTATATCTGTCGGAAATATTAATAAAAGAACTGTTAGGGGATTAGCATATCATATAGCGGGGCATGAACTAAGGCATTTTAATATCATAAAAGAACGGTATTTGGATATAAAACCAGAATAG